The Magnolia sinica isolate HGM2019 chromosome 9, MsV1, whole genome shotgun sequence genome contains a region encoding:
- the LOC131254895 gene encoding uncharacterized protein LOC131254895, whose amino-acid sequence MDVKIRTSLPAIETVSELTPLLSKPEEGEPMFLYLAVLASAVSSALIREVGGKQHPVYYVSKVMVPMETRYPSLEKLTLNLVVSARKLRPYFQAHSVIVLTDSPLKQVLQRPKVSGRLTKWAIELEEFDIQFRPKTAVKGQAVADFITEFTTLSIGEVNAESETIPPDPPSNPGTASKTGWILYVDGSSNVKRNGAEIVLIALNSMSIQYAIRLSFKASNNEVENEALLAGLRLAASLGVQTLQVRCNSQLVVNHISTKYEAKEMMMIAYLDDADASAKLASSSEGRIPRIVPVEFIENPSIDQAEKKAVNPVQATPSWMDPVFNYLTSGEIPSDKLEVRRLRVRAGRYVVLDDILYKKGHSQPYLRCLRPDEADYVIQEIHEGIYRNHFGSRTLP is encoded by the exons ATGGACGTCAAAATTCGAACAAGCCTTCCAGCAATTGAAACAGTATCTGAGCTCACCCCTCTGTTATCCAAGCCCGAAGAAGGTGAGCCCATGTTCCTGTACCTTGCAGTCTTGGCCTCGGCCGTCAGCTCGGCCCTGATCAGAGAGGTCGGAGGCAAGCAGCACCCCGTATACTACGTGAGCAAGGTTATGGTACCCATGGAGACAAGATATCCGTCCCTGGAGAAGCTAACGCTCAACCTCGTCGTTTCAGCTCGGAAGTTACGTCCATACTTCCAAGCCCATTCGGTCATTGTGTTGACTGACTCCCCTCTCAAACAAGTTCTCCAGAGGCCCAAAGTTTCAGGTCGGctaaccaagtgggccatcgaactCGAAGAGTTCGACATTCAGTTTCGTCCGAAGACAGCAGTTAAGGGCcaagctgtggccgacttcattacCGAATTCACCACTCTGAGTATAGGAGAGGTCAATGCCGAAAGCGAGACTATTCCACCCGATCCTCCGTCCAACCCAGGGACTGCATCGAAAACCGGATGGATCCTCTATGTAGACGGATCATCCAATGTTAAGCGAAATGGAGCCGAAATCGTCTTGATCGCACTTAATTCCATGTCCATCCAATATGCGATCCGACTCAGCTTCAAAGCCTCAAACAATGAGGTGGAGAACGAGGCTTTACTAGCTGGACTCAGATTGGCAGCGAGTCTAGGTGTCCAGACTCTCCAGGTCCGATGTAACTCCCAGCTGGTAGTAAATCATATCTCCACCAAGTACGAAGCTAAAGAGATGATGATGATCGCTTATCTAGATGAT GCCGACGCCTCGGCAAAACTGGCCTCATCCTCAGAAGGAAGGATCCCGCGGATCGTTCCTGTCGAATTCATAGAAAATCCAAGCATCGACCAGGCAGAGAAGAAAGCGGTTAATCCAGTGCAAGCtactccgagctggatggacccggTTTTCAACTACCTCACATCTGGCGAGATCCCCTCGGATAAACTGGAAGTTAGGCGCTTGAGAGTCCGAGCCGGGCGATACGTCGTCCTCGACGATATCCTATATAAGAAAGGGCATTCTCAACCCTACCTCAGATGCCTCCGACCCGACGAAGCGGACTATGTTATTCAGGAGATTCACGAAGGAATCTATAGAAACCATTTCGGCAGCCGAACCCTACCCTGA